The Bos indicus isolate NIAB-ARS_2022 breed Sahiwal x Tharparkar chromosome X, NIAB-ARS_B.indTharparkar_mat_pri_1.0, whole genome shotgun sequence genome has a window encoding:
- the LOC139181522 gene encoding testis-expressed protein 13A-like, producing MALKSEDLSSGFRHGKVMAFINERMSRHAKGPEFYLENVSLSWEKVEDKLRAILEDRLVPSQAKEACAWSSLALGVRFAYKQSQLHRHRVQWLHDFAGLHRSAAQALASDLTLLAAQHEVERKEAAFRLQLTQATLAEVQKERDLLKWKLFKTELQSAQAPVAEGPSLATAGGAGIEGTSEEEETGATATTAAASEATGGGKQEDAEGVEAAEGVEAAEGVEAAEGVEAAEGAQDLSVDLMQLLGVVDQKNYTSGGQREGGFRSVETAMYSFSGMLKPEATVSPQPLPVQLPASFTYSYSCPLSPFSDAPAPSPSTSPPQAPFTAGASFQTSPYWESSDFSLWSDGGIQGVDPQEGYRSDSDPLQQLRLPVFRSPGNWDCPWCKSVNFSLRGSCFHCGKCI from the exons ATGGCCTTGAAATCTGAGGACCTCAGTAGTGGGTTCCGGCATGGCAAAGTGATGGCTTTCATCAACGAGAGGATGTCCAGGCACGCGAAAGGCCCTGAGTTCTACCTTGAGAATGTGTCTCTCTCCTGGGAGAAGGTGGAGGACAAGCTCAGGGCCATCCTGGAGGACCGCCTGGTGCCCAGCCAGGCCAAAGAAGCCTGTGCCTGGAGCAGCCTGGCCCTGGGCGTGCGCTTTGCCTACAAGCAGAGCCAGTTACACAGGCACAGGGTGCAGTGGCTGCATGACTTCGCCGGGCTGCACAGGTCGGCAGCTCAGGCGTTGGCCTCAGACTTGACGTTGCTCGCGGCACAGCACGAGGTGGAACGCAAGGAGGCGGCCTTCCGGCTGCAGCTGACCCAGGCCACCCTGGCGGAAGTGCAGAAAGAGCGGGACCTCCTGAAGTGGAAGCTCTTTAAGACC GAGCTGCAGTCAGCCCAGGCGCCAGTCGCAGAGGGGCCAAGCTTGGCCACTGCCGGTGGGGCTGGAATAGAAGGAACAAGtgaagaggaggagacaggggccactgctactactgctgcagCTTCTGAAGCCACAGGAGGAGGAAAACAGGAGGATGCAGAGGGGGTGGAAGCTGCAGAGGGGGTGGAAGCTGCAGAGGGGGTGGAAGCTGCAGAGGGGGTGGAAGCTGCCGAGGGGGCACAAGATCTGAGTGTAGACCTTATGCAGCTTCTTGGAGTTGTAGACCAGAAAAATTACACCTCTGgcgggcagagggagggaggtttTAGGTCAGTGGAAACAGCCATGTATTCTTTCTCTGGGATGCTCAAGCCCGAGGCAACAGTCTCACCTCAACCCCTTCCTGTCCAGCTCCCTGCCTCATTCACATACTCATACTCATGCCCCTTATCCCCCTTCTCAGATGCACCAGCACCATCCCCATCCACATCTCCACCACAAGCACCATTCACAGCAGGAGCTTCATTTCAGACATCTCCCTACTGGGAATCCTCTGATTTTAGCTTGTGGTCTGATGGAGGGATCCAAGGAGTAGACCCTCAAGAAGGATACAGGAGCGACTCTGATCCCCTTCAGCAGCTAAGACTTCCAGTATTTCGCAGTCCTGGGAATTGGGACTGCCCTTGGTGTAAGTCTGTGAATTTTTCACTGAGGGGAAGTTGTTTCCACTGTGGAAAGTGTATCTGA